From Brucella pseudogrignonensis, a single genomic window includes:
- a CDS encoding 2-hydroxy-3-oxopropionate reductase, whose amino-acid sequence MAKIGFIGLGIMGKPMARHLQNAGHQLFTSKHSKATDQDLLDAGLTVLDTPKAVASECETIILMLPDTPQVADVLFSENGVAEGLGEGKTLIDMSSISPIETKEFAKKVRATGAEYIDAPVSGGEVGAKNASLSIMAGGAQDAFDKALPLLKLMGKNITLVGDCGDGQTTKVANQIIVALNIEAVAEALVFASKAGADPAKVREALMGGFASSRILEVHGERMIKRTFDPGFRIALHQKDLNLALQGAKALGVSLPNTANAQELFNACAAHGDDGLDHSGLVRALERMANHEVA is encoded by the coding sequence ATGGCTAAAATTGGCTTCATCGGGCTTGGCATCATGGGCAAGCCAATGGCGCGGCATTTGCAAAATGCAGGTCATCAGCTTTTCACCTCCAAGCACTCAAAGGCAACCGATCAGGACTTGCTTGACGCAGGCCTCACTGTACTCGACACCCCAAAAGCGGTCGCGAGCGAATGCGAAACCATCATTCTCATGCTGCCAGATACGCCGCAAGTGGCGGACGTTCTGTTCAGCGAAAATGGCGTTGCGGAAGGTTTGGGCGAGGGTAAGACGCTCATTGATATGAGCTCGATCTCGCCGATTGAAACCAAGGAATTTGCGAAAAAGGTTCGCGCGACGGGTGCGGAATATATCGACGCGCCTGTGTCGGGCGGCGAGGTCGGTGCGAAAAATGCCAGCCTTTCCATCATGGCAGGCGGTGCGCAGGACGCTTTTGACAAGGCGCTGCCACTGTTGAAGCTGATGGGTAAAAACATCACGCTGGTTGGCGATTGCGGTGATGGCCAGACCACCAAGGTCGCCAATCAGATTATCGTTGCGCTCAATATCGAAGCCGTTGCCGAAGCGCTGGTTTTTGCGTCCAAAGCGGGGGCTGATCCGGCAAAGGTGCGTGAAGCGCTGATGGGTGGGTTCGCGTCCTCGCGTATTCTCGAAGTGCATGGCGAGCGCATGATCAAGCGGACATTTGATCCCGGGTTTCGCATTGCGCTGCATCAGAAGGATTTGAATCTGGCCTTGCAGGGCGCAAAGGCGCTCGGCGTCTCATTGCCAAACACTGCGAACGCACAGGAACTGTTCAACGCCTGTGCCGCGCATGGCGATGATGGTCTCGATCATTCCGGGCTGGTGCGCGCATTGGAACGCATGGCAAACCACGAGGTGGCTTAA
- the ccoG gene encoding cytochrome c oxidase accessory protein CcoG: MSDDVERIDVQAVNSPKTRLPKSGKSLYAARVKVFPKRVHGNFRRFKWIIMLITLGIYYLTPFLRWDRGPYAPDQAVLIDLANRRFYFFFIEIWPQEFYYVAGLLIMAGLGLFLVTSAAGRAWCGYTCPQTVWVDLYLVVERAIEGDRNARMKLDKAPWSFDKIWKRVTKHAIWIIIGILTGGAWIFYFADAPTLLVDFVTGHAAPIAYITVAILTATTYVFGGLMREQVCTYMCPWPRIQAAMLDENSLTVTYNDWRGEPRSRHSKKAIAAGETVGDCVDCNACVAACPMGIDIRDGQQLECITCALCIDACDSVMDKVGKPRGLISYATLADYDWNMALATNNGTAPTNPARVYETPNTLSSAVEHLSWKKILRPRILFYFIVWALIGLTLVISLSMRQRIGINVLHDRTPQYVLLSDGSIRNGYTVKLLNMIPVPRTFRLSIEGLPGATLTVQDENVDAEGNYDVPVEPDRLKTLRVFVTLPQDAITEQRSDYEIEVRDADGAEHARYKATFMAPETIGEKR, from the coding sequence ATGTCAGACGATGTCGAACGGATAGACGTTCAGGCAGTCAATTCCCCCAAGACCCGGCTACCCAAAAGCGGGAAGTCGCTATACGCGGCACGGGTAAAGGTCTTTCCGAAGCGCGTGCACGGCAATTTCCGGCGCTTCAAATGGATCATCATGCTCATCACATTGGGGATCTATTATCTGACGCCGTTTCTGCGTTGGGATCGTGGACCTTATGCGCCCGATCAGGCTGTGCTGATTGATCTTGCCAATCGCCGTTTCTATTTTTTCTTCATCGAAATCTGGCCACAGGAATTCTATTATGTTGCAGGTCTGCTCATCATGGCGGGCCTTGGTCTGTTTCTGGTGACATCTGCGGCTGGCCGTGCGTGGTGCGGCTATACCTGTCCACAAACAGTCTGGGTCGACCTTTATCTTGTGGTGGAACGTGCCATTGAAGGCGATCGCAATGCCCGCATGAAGCTCGACAAGGCACCATGGAGCTTTGATAAAATCTGGAAGCGTGTCACCAAGCACGCCATCTGGATCATTATCGGCATTCTGACGGGCGGCGCATGGATTTTCTACTTTGCTGATGCGCCCACCCTGCTGGTCGACTTTGTCACCGGGCATGCGGCTCCGATTGCTTACATCACTGTCGCAATCCTGACAGCTACGACCTATGTTTTTGGCGGGCTGATGCGCGAGCAGGTCTGCACCTATATGTGCCCATGGCCGCGCATTCAGGCTGCGATGCTTGATGAGAACTCGCTGACTGTAACCTATAATGACTGGCGCGGCGAACCCCGCTCCCGCCATTCCAAAAAAGCCATTGCAGCCGGAGAAACGGTTGGCGATTGCGTGGATTGCAATGCCTGCGTTGCCGCCTGTCCGATGGGCATCGATATTCGCGATGGCCAGCAGCTCGAATGCATCACCTGTGCGCTGTGCATCGATGCCTGCGACAGTGTGATGGACAAGGTTGGAAAGCCACGCGGGCTCATTTCCTATGCAACGCTTGCCGATTATGATTGGAACATGGCGCTGGCCACCAACAACGGCACGGCTCCAACAAATCCGGCGCGGGTTTATGAAACACCAAACACGCTTTCGTCTGCGGTTGAACACCTGTCATGGAAAAAGATTCTGCGTCCGCGCATTCTTTTCTATTTCATTGTCTGGGCACTCATCGGCCTGACTCTCGTCATCTCGCTTTCGATGCGTCAGCGTATTGGTATCAATGTTCTGCATGACCGCACACCGCAATATGTGCTGTTGTCGGATGGTTCAATCCGCAATGGTTATACGGTCAAGCTGCTGAACATGATCCCGGTTCCGCGCACTTTCCGTCTTTCGATTGAAGGCCTGCCGGGGGCAACGCTGACCGTGCAGGATGAAAATGTCGATGCAGAAGGCAATTATGATGTGCCGGTTGAACCCGACAGACTGAAAACGCTGCGTGTTTTTGTAACCCTGCCGCAAGACGCCATTACGGAGCAGCGCTCCGACTATGAAATCGAAGTGCGGGACGCGGACGGCGCGGAACACGCACGTTACAAAGCAACCTTCATGGCTCCAGAAACGATCGGGGAGAAGCGATAA
- a CDS encoding glycerate kinase: MTAITDPKKFLTSLFDAAVAAADPELVIRANLPAKPKGRTIVIGAGKGSAQIAAAFERAWAERHAGEDAPIEGVVVTRYGYGAPCNTIEIIEASHPVPDDAGLAASKRLFDAVANLTEDDLVVALISGGGSALLPSPPEDLTLDDEIAVNKALLASGAPISAMNAVRKHLSIIKGGRLAAHAHPAKVFSLVVSDIPGDNPAFVASGPTVPDATNRDEALKIIERYRLELPDAVLAHIKSEKAHAPKPDDKIFANNEVRVIASAAVSLEAAVKEAQRHGVEAVILSDSIEGEAREVAHVHAAIAREVADRDRPFKKPVVLLSGGETTVTIRAKGGKGGRNSEFLLAFALDIDGYSNIHALAADTDGIDGSENNAGAFADGTTAARLRDVGEDGAARLNGNDAWSAFDAIGDLFMPGPTGTNVNDLRAILITD, from the coding sequence ATGACGGCCATCACCGATCCGAAAAAATTTCTGACCAGTCTGTTTGATGCAGCGGTTGCGGCTGCTGATCCTGAACTGGTGATCCGCGCCAATCTGCCTGCCAAGCCCAAAGGCCGGACAATTGTGATCGGTGCAGGCAAAGGCTCGGCGCAGATAGCAGCCGCCTTTGAGCGCGCATGGGCTGAGCGGCATGCGGGTGAGGATGCGCCCATCGAAGGCGTTGTCGTGACGCGTTATGGCTATGGCGCACCTTGCAATACGATTGAGATCATCGAAGCCTCGCATCCCGTGCCCGATGATGCGGGTCTCGCTGCGTCAAAACGGCTGTTCGATGCCGTGGCTAACCTCACGGAAGACGATCTGGTGGTCGCGCTTATTTCGGGCGGAGGTTCGGCTTTGTTGCCATCGCCGCCAGAAGATCTGACACTGGACGACGAGATTGCCGTCAACAAAGCTTTGCTTGCCTCTGGTGCACCGATCTCGGCCATGAATGCAGTGCGAAAACATCTCTCGATCATCAAAGGCGGGAGGCTGGCAGCGCACGCACATCCGGCCAAAGTCTTCTCGCTGGTCGTGTCTGACATTCCGGGCGATAATCCGGCCTTTGTCGCCTCCGGCCCGACGGTACCTGATGCAACGAACCGCGACGAAGCGCTTAAAATTATCGAACGCTACAGACTTGAACTCCCTGATGCGGTGCTCGCACATATCAAAAGCGAGAAGGCGCATGCACCAAAGCCCGATGATAAAATCTTTGCTAATAACGAAGTGCGGGTGATCGCGTCAGCAGCCGTTTCACTCGAAGCAGCTGTCAAAGAAGCGCAGCGCCATGGGGTCGAGGCTGTGATCCTGTCTGATTCAATCGAAGGTGAAGCGCGCGAAGTTGCCCATGTTCATGCCGCAATTGCGCGGGAAGTGGCGGATCGTGATCGCCCGTTTAAAAAGCCGGTCGTGTTGCTTTCCGGCGGTGAAACGACCGTCACCATCCGTGCCAAAGGCGGCAAGGGTGGCCGCAACAGCGAGTTTCTGCTGGCTTTCGCGCTCGATATTGACGGCTACAGCAATATTCACGCTCTAGCTGCGGATACGGATGGCATTGATGGCTCCGAGAATAATGCCGGTGCCTTTGCCGATGGCACAACCGCTGCGCGTTTGCGTGATGTGGGCGAAGATGGTGCTGCACGGCTGAACGGTAATGATGCCTGGAGCGCATTTGATGCCATTGGCGATCTGTTCATGCCGGGGCCAACTGGCACCAATGTGAATGATCTGCGCGCTATTCTGATAACAGATTAG
- the ccoN gene encoding cytochrome-c oxidase, cbb3-type subunit I has protein sequence MNYAAGTVLSGLGALFAVLLAGLSHDELFRIHMWILFAVLAIFTILLMRNADYSLKSKKVDQSTYMDGPIRYGVIATVFWGVVGFLVGVLIAAQLAFPDLNFEPYLNFGRLRPLHTSGVVFAFGGNILLASSFYVVQRTCRARLFGGDLAWFVFWGYNLFIVMAATGYLLGITQSREYAEPEWYVDIWLTIVWVAYLAVFLGTVLKRKEPHIYVANWFYLSFIITIAMLHIVNNLAIPVSFLGVKSYSAFAGVQDAVTQWWYGHNAVAFFLTVPFLAMMYYFVPKQANRPIYSYRLSIVHFWSIIFLYIWAGPHHLHYTAVPDWAQTLGMVFSIMLWMPSWGGMINGLMTLSGAWDKVRTDPIIRLMVAAIAFYGMATFEGPMLSIKAVNSLSHYTDWTIGHVHAGALGWNGMITFAAVYYLTPKLWNRERLYSIRMVNWHFWLATLGIVLYAAAMWVAGIQQGLMWREYDSQGFLVYSFVETVAAMFPYYVIRTLGGVLYLAGGLVMAWNVYQTIRGNLRKEAPMGGAQPVIDATMQPAK, from the coding sequence ATGAACTACGCCGCTGGAACAGTCCTGTCTGGTCTGGGAGCACTTTTTGCTGTGCTTCTGGCCGGACTTTCTCATGATGAGTTGTTCAGAATCCATATGTGGATTCTGTTCGCCGTACTCGCCATTTTCACCATTCTGCTGATGCGCAATGCAGATTACAGCCTCAAGTCCAAGAAAGTCGATCAGTCGACATATATGGACGGGCCAATCCGCTACGGCGTTATTGCGACCGTGTTTTGGGGTGTCGTTGGCTTTCTGGTCGGTGTGTTGATCGCAGCACAGCTCGCCTTTCCGGACTTGAACTTTGAGCCATATCTCAACTTCGGTCGCCTGCGTCCCTTGCACACATCGGGCGTTGTGTTTGCATTTGGCGGCAACATCCTGCTTGCATCAAGCTTTTACGTCGTGCAGCGCACGTGCCGCGCACGCCTCTTTGGCGGCGATCTCGCATGGTTCGTGTTCTGGGGCTACAACCTCTTCATCGTAATGGCTGCAACCGGCTATCTGCTCGGTATCACACAATCGCGCGAATATGCTGAGCCGGAATGGTATGTCGACATCTGGCTGACCATCGTCTGGGTCGCTTATCTGGCTGTTTTCCTTGGCACCGTGCTCAAACGCAAAGAACCGCACATCTATGTTGCGAACTGGTTCTATCTGTCATTCATCATCACAATCGCCATGTTGCACATCGTCAACAATCTGGCGATCCCGGTTTCGTTCCTTGGCGTGAAGAGCTATTCGGCTTTCGCAGGCGTTCAGGATGCGGTGACGCAGTGGTGGTATGGTCATAACGCTGTGGCGTTCTTCCTGACCGTGCCCTTCCTCGCCATGATGTATTATTTCGTGCCAAAGCAGGCGAACCGCCCGATCTATTCGTATCGTCTGTCAATCGTGCACTTCTGGTCGATCATCTTCCTCTACATCTGGGCTGGTCCGCACCACCTGCATTATACGGCTGTTCCCGATTGGGCGCAGACGCTCGGCATGGTGTTCTCGATCATGCTCTGGATGCCTTCTTGGGGTGGCATGATCAACGGTCTGATGACGCTCTCGGGCGCCTGGGACAAGGTTCGTACCGATCCGATCATCCGTCTGATGGTTGCTGCTATCGCCTTCTACGGCATGGCAACCTTTGAAGGTCCGATGCTGTCGATCAAGGCTGTTAACTCGCTCTCGCACTATACCGACTGGACCATTGGTCACGTTCATGCCGGTGCGCTTGGGTGGAACGGCATGATCACCTTTGCTGCGGTCTATTATCTGACACCGAAGCTGTGGAACCGCGAACGCCTCTATTCAATCCGCATGGTCAACTGGCACTTCTGGCTCGCAACCCTCGGCATCGTGCTCTACGCAGCCGCCATGTGGGTTGCCGGTATCCAGCAGGGTCTGATGTGGCGCGAATATGACAGCCAAGGCTTCCTCGTTTACTCGTTCGTCGAAACCGTAGCTGCCATGTTCCCTTACTACGTCATCCGTACGCTGGGCGGTGTGCTCTACCTCGCCGGTGGGCTGGTTATGGCCTGGAACGTCTATCAGACCATTCGCGGAAACCTGCGCAAGGAAGCCCCTATGGGCGGTGCGCAGCCCGTGATTGACGCAACCATGCAGCCAGCGAAATAA
- the ccoS gene encoding cbb3-type cytochrome oxidase assembly protein CcoS: MSGLLLLIPIALGLGVLGLAGFLWSLKNGQYEDLDGAANRILIDDDRFPAKKDESL, encoded by the coding sequence ATGAGCGGACTGCTTTTGCTTATTCCAATCGCGCTTGGCCTGGGTGTTCTGGGCCTTGCCGGATTTTTATGGTCGTTGAAAAACGGCCAGTATGAAGACCTCGACGGAGCCGCCAACCGCATTTTGATCGATGACGACCGCTTTCCCGCAAAGAAGGATGAATCGTTATAA
- the irrA gene encoding iron response transcriptional regulator IrrA: protein MLLNPYVGPQAPQLLSKSTPRSGKQQALAVKAILRRVGLRPTRQRIALGSMLFTNKHRHVTPDMLNVEALLLGEKLSVATVYNTLNQFADAGLIRKICIHGERTYFDTDTGDHAHFYIADQEQIIDIAHGDIGVGPLPAPPEGYRIGKVDILIHLERI from the coding sequence ATGCTTCTCAACCCTTATGTCGGGCCACAAGCCCCACAGCTCTTGTCAAAATCTACTCCCCGTTCTGGCAAGCAGCAGGCATTGGCAGTCAAAGCAATTTTAAGACGGGTCGGGTTACGCCCGACCCGTCAGCGTATTGCACTCGGTTCTATGCTTTTTACAAACAAGCACCGGCACGTGACGCCAGATATGTTGAACGTGGAAGCTCTGTTGCTTGGCGAAAAACTATCGGTTGCGACCGTTTACAACACGCTCAATCAGTTTGCAGATGCGGGCCTGATCCGCAAAATCTGCATTCATGGTGAGCGCACCTATTTCGACACCGATACCGGAGATCATGCGCATTTTTATATTGCGGATCAGGAGCAGATTATCGATATCGCACACGGCGACATTGGGGTTGGTCCACTGCCTGCGCCACCCGAAGGTTATAGGATCGGCAAAGTGGATATTCTGATCCATTTAGAACGCATCTGA
- the ccoO gene encoding cytochrome-c oxidase, cbb3-type subunit II, whose amino-acid sequence MSFLKNHSKLEKNATLLLIASLAVVTVGGIVEIAPLFYLENTIEKVEGMRPYSPLELAGRDIYVREGCYLCHSQMIRPFRDEVERYGHYSLAAESMYDHSFQWGSKRTGPDLARVGGRYSNEWHVQHLVRPRDVVPESVMPNYGFLLNNPLKISDISANLKANVAVGVPYTQEMVDNALADLKAQAEPDADTTALLERYPKAKVGDFDGNPQVISEMDALIAYLQMLGTLVDFSTYDQSPKAR is encoded by the coding sequence ATGTCTTTTCTGAAAAACCACTCCAAACTGGAGAAAAACGCAACACTGTTGCTGATCGCCTCGCTGGCTGTTGTGACTGTGGGCGGCATCGTGGAAATCGCACCGCTGTTCTATCTCGAAAATACCATTGAGAAGGTGGAAGGGATGCGTCCCTATTCACCGCTGGAACTGGCGGGCCGCGACATCTATGTGCGTGAAGGCTGCTATCTCTGCCACAGCCAGATGATCCGTCCGTTCCGCGACGAAGTGGAGCGTTATGGTCATTACTCCCTGGCGGCGGAATCCATGTATGACCATTCGTTCCAGTGGGGCTCGAAACGCACAGGGCCAGACCTTGCGCGCGTCGGTGGTCGCTATTCGAACGAATGGCATGTGCAGCATCTGGTGCGTCCGCGTGACGTGGTGCCTGAATCGGTCATGCCGAATTACGGCTTCCTGCTGAACAACCCGCTGAAGATCAGCGATATTTCGGCCAATCTCAAAGCCAACGTTGCTGTTGGCGTGCCTTACACGCAGGAGATGGTCGATAACGCGCTTGCTGATCTGAAAGCGCAGGCCGAGCCAGACGCCGATACAACAGCCCTTCTCGAACGTTACCCCAAGGCAAAAGTTGGCGACTTTGACGGCAATCCGCAGGTCATTTCCGAGATGGACGCTCTGATCGCCTATCTCCAGATGCTCGGCACGCTCGTCGACTTCTCGACCTACGACCAGTCCCCCAAAGCACGATAA
- the ccoP gene encoding cytochrome-c oxidase, cbb3-type subunit III encodes MTDKKIDEVQIDEVSGVETTGHEWDGIKELDNPMPRWWLWTFYATIVWAIAYVIAYPAWPLISSSTAGLTEWSSRGDFWKENAQIAAERQGIMDQINAKDVHEIIADENLRQYAIAGGAAAFRVNCVQCHGTGAQGAPGYPNLNDDDWLWGGSVDDILTTIRHGVRYTADDETRVSEMPAFVDVLEPEQIRDVAAYVVSLSGTPHNPDMIPAGKQVFAENCAVCHGADAKGLREFGAPNLTDAIWFYGSGEDAIAKQVARPKHGVMPAWEARLGDATVKQLAIFVHSLGGGE; translated from the coding sequence ATGACTGACAAAAAGATTGATGAAGTCCAGATCGATGAAGTCAGTGGCGTCGAAACCACCGGCCATGAGTGGGACGGGATCAAGGAACTCGACAATCCCATGCCGCGCTGGTGGCTGTGGACCTTCTATGCCACTATCGTCTGGGCGATTGCCTATGTGATCGCATATCCAGCCTGGCCACTGATCTCAAGCTCGACAGCAGGTCTCACCGAATGGTCGAGCCGTGGTGATTTCTGGAAAGAAAATGCCCAGATCGCCGCTGAGCGTCAGGGCATTATGGACCAGATCAATGCCAAAGACGTGCATGAGATCATCGCGGATGAAAACCTGCGCCAATATGCAATTGCAGGCGGGGCAGCAGCTTTCCGCGTCAACTGTGTGCAGTGTCATGGCACCGGCGCACAGGGCGCTCCGGGCTATCCAAACCTCAATGACGATGACTGGCTATGGGGTGGTTCGGTTGATGACATCCTGACGACCATTCGCCATGGTGTTCGCTATACAGCCGACGATGAAACCCGCGTGTCTGAAATGCCAGCCTTTGTCGATGTGCTTGAACCGGAACAGATTCGTGACGTTGCGGCCTATGTCGTCAGCCTTTCCGGCACCCCGCACAACCCGGACATGATCCCGGCTGGCAAGCAGGTTTTCGCTGAAAACTGCGCGGTCTGCCATGGCGCTGATGCCAAAGGCCTGCGGGAATTCGGCGCTCCGAACCTGACCGATGCCATCTGGTTCTATGGATCGGGCGAAGACGCCATTGCGAAGCAGGTTGCACGTCCAAAACATGGCGTGATGCCTGCATGGGAAGCACGCCTCGGCGACGCAACCGTCAAGCAGCTTGCCATCTTCGTCCACTCTCTGGGTGGCGGCGAATAG
- a CDS encoding cation-translocating P-type ATPase, with the protein MSCCVENAQIATVIQSVSPDEMLVASRRLGDGLRQLDLSVPGVHCGLCIKTIEETLGKIPGVSFVRVNLTARRVSIRWKDGETPPDVVDPLRRLGYEAHIFDMVQDKDPTFTRLLIALGVAAFASSNVMLLSVAVWSGADAATRDMFHWISGLIALPTLIYSGRIFYVSAWNALRTRRVNMDVPIALAISLAFGMSVYETMNHGEHAYFDASVSLLFFLLIGRTLDYLMRARARSAVRGLAQLSPRGAVVIGENDERNYLPVNEIRPGMRIILAAGERVPVDAKVEDGRSELDCAIASGESDAVPVGPGSDIRAGTMNLSAPLVIRATAEAKDSFLAEMVRLMDVAEGGRAYYRRLADRASELYVPMVHTIAFAAFVGWMIYTGGDWYRSIYIAICTLIITCPCALALAVPIVQVVAARRLFENGIMIKDGSAMERMAEVDTAVFDKTGTLTLGQPRLIDAERINTSHLEIASELSLYSRHPLSRALALFSGAKPMTPFTRIEEIPGAGIEAELNGTTYRLGKREWADSNRNTALSDGPETCLSINGKLAETFRFEDQPRDDAAAAIGTLKRNGLKLEIISGDKLPAVKKLAAYLGVDQYRGQVLPADKAQLVQSLSAEGRKVLMVGDGLNDAPALVAAHVSMAPATAADIGRNAADFVFLRESLAAVPLAFAVSKEAGRLISQNFALSIGYNIIAVPIAIFGYVTPLVAALSMSLSSIVVVSNAMRLRAGKQKQPVQNSVAPAVVLKEAHK; encoded by the coding sequence ATGAGCTGCTGCGTTGAAAATGCACAGATAGCCACAGTCATCCAGTCTGTTTCACCCGATGAAATGCTCGTCGCCAGTCGCAGGCTTGGTGATGGTCTGCGCCAGCTCGACCTTTCGGTTCCCGGCGTTCATTGCGGACTCTGCATCAAAACCATTGAAGAGACGCTCGGCAAAATTCCGGGCGTTTCTTTTGTTCGCGTCAATCTGACGGCACGCCGCGTCAGCATTCGCTGGAAGGATGGCGAGACACCGCCCGATGTCGTCGACCCGCTTCGCCGCCTCGGTTATGAAGCCCATATATTCGATATGGTGCAGGACAAAGACCCGACCTTCACGCGGCTGCTGATTGCGCTTGGCGTTGCAGCCTTCGCATCCAGCAATGTGATGCTGTTGTCGGTTGCGGTCTGGTCGGGCGCGGATGCCGCGACCCGCGATATGTTCCACTGGATTTCCGGTCTGATCGCGCTGCCGACACTGATTTATTCGGGCCGTATTTTCTACGTTTCCGCGTGGAATGCGCTGCGCACACGCCGCGTCAATATGGATGTGCCGATTGCGCTCGCAATCTCGCTTGCCTTCGGCATGAGCGTTTATGAAACAATGAACCATGGCGAACACGCCTATTTCGACGCCTCTGTTTCGCTGCTGTTCTTCCTGCTGATCGGCCGCACGCTCGACTATCTGATGCGTGCACGCGCACGTTCTGCGGTGCGTGGTCTGGCGCAATTAAGCCCGCGTGGTGCGGTCGTGATCGGCGAAAATGACGAGCGCAACTATCTGCCAGTCAATGAAATCCGGCCCGGCATGCGCATTATTCTAGCCGCAGGCGAACGTGTGCCGGTTGACGCCAAGGTCGAAGATGGGCGTTCGGAACTCGATTGCGCAATTGCATCCGGCGAAAGCGACGCGGTTCCTGTTGGTCCCGGCTCGGATATTCGCGCCGGAACGATGAACCTCTCTGCGCCACTCGTCATTCGTGCGACCGCCGAAGCAAAGGATTCCTTCCTCGCTGAAATGGTGCGTCTGATGGATGTGGCCGAAGGTGGACGCGCCTATTATCGCCGCCTCGCGGATCGTGCCTCGGAACTTTACGTGCCAATGGTCCACACAATTGCCTTTGCGGCTTTTGTCGGCTGGATGATTTATACGGGCGGCGACTGGTATCGCTCGATCTATATTGCGATCTGCACGCTGATCATTACCTGCCCCTGTGCGCTGGCGCTGGCCGTACCCATCGTGCAGGTGGTGGCAGCGCGTCGTCTGTTTGAAAACGGCATCATGATCAAGGACGGCTCCGCGATGGAGCGCATGGCGGAAGTCGATACTGCAGTGTTCGACAAGACCGGCACACTGACGCTCGGTCAGCCCCGTCTGATCGATGCGGAGCGCATCAATACAAGCCATCTTGAGATTGCATCGGAGCTGTCTCTATATTCGCGTCATCCATTATCGCGGGCGCTAGCATTGTTTTCAGGCGCAAAGCCAATGACGCCTTTTACACGCATTGAGGAAATTCCAGGTGCAGGTATTGAGGCCGAACTGAATGGCACCACCTATCGGCTCGGCAAACGCGAATGGGCCGACAGCAATAGGAATACGGCTCTTTCAGATGGCCCTGAAACCTGTCTTTCAATCAATGGAAAACTGGCAGAAACCTTCCGCTTTGAAGATCAGCCGCGTGACGATGCAGCCGCCGCGATTGGTACGCTCAAGCGCAACGGTTTGAAGCTTGAGATTATTTCCGGCGACAAACTGCCTGCCGTTAAAAAGCTTGCTGCCTATCTTGGTGTTGACCAATATCGGGGTCAAGTTCTTCCAGCCGATAAAGCGCAGCTTGTGCAAAGCCTTTCCGCAGAAGGCCGCAAGGTGCTGATGGTCGGCGACGGGTTGAATGACGCTCCAGCGCTTGTTGCAGCGCATGTTTCCATGGCACCCGCAACTGCTGCCGATATTGGCCGCAACGCTGCCGACTTCGTATTCCTGCGTGAAAGCCTTGCAGCAGTGCCGCTGGCTTTTGCCGTGTCAAAAGAAGCAGGCCGGTTAATCAGCCAGAATTTTGCACTGTCCATCGGCTATAATATAATAGCTGTGCCGATTGCGATTTTCGGCTATGTCACACCACTGGTGGCAGCACTTTCCATGTCGCTGTCATCGATTGTCGTTGTGAGCAACGCCATGCGGCTTAGAGCCGGGAAGCAAAAACAGCCGGTGCAAAACAGCGTCGCACCCGCTGTCGTTCTCAAGGAAGCGCATAAATGA
- a CDS encoding FixH family protein, with protein sequence MSVKSKTTNGFTGWHMLGIMFAFFGVIIAVNMTMAYKAVSSWSGLVVKNTYVASQEFNDKAETGKIQAALGWQSQPALEEGIFSWRLADRDGKAVVMTGGTVEFKRPVGDAQDTKVSLSVADDGLLTAPLTLDDGAWIMEVNADAKDDYGLEDPYRHIIRVLVKDGRIL encoded by the coding sequence ATGTCAGTGAAATCAAAAACCACCAATGGCTTCACCGGCTGGCATATGCTGGGCATCATGTTCGCTTTCTTCGGTGTCATCATCGCCGTTAATATGACCATGGCCTATAAGGCGGTCAGCAGCTGGAGCGGACTTGTCGTCAAGAACACCTATGTTGCCAGTCAGGAGTTCAACGACAAGGCCGAGACCGGGAAAATACAGGCAGCCCTTGGCTGGCAGTCACAGCCCGCCTTGGAAGAAGGCATATTCTCATGGCGTCTTGCTGATCGTGATGGCAAGGCTGTTGTAATGACGGGCGGCACAGTCGAATTCAAGCGCCCTGTGGGCGATGCCCAGGACACCAAAGTGAGCCTTTCAGTCGCAGACGATGGTCTGCTGACTGCTCCGCTGACGCTTGATGACGGGGCGTGGATCATGGAAGTGAATGCTGACGCAAAGGACGATTATGGTCTTGAAGACCCCTATCGTCACATCATTCGTGTTCTGGTGAAGGACGGGAGGATTTTATGA
- a CDS encoding cbb3-type cytochrome c oxidase subunit 3, with protein sequence MDYNTLRTFADSWGLLAMALFFVFVVIFAFRPGSKKKADEAKEIPFKDDKND encoded by the coding sequence ATGGATTACAATACCCTGCGCACTTTCGCCGATAGTTGGGGCCTGCTCGCAATGGCTCTGTTCTTTGTCTTCGTGGTGATTTTTGCTTTCCGCCCGGGAAGTAAAAAGAAAGCCGATGAAGCGAAGGAGATTCCATTCAAGGACGACAAAAATGACTGA